One genomic segment of Natronospira proteinivora includes these proteins:
- a CDS encoding ABC transporter ATP-binding protein, giving the protein MSAVEKPQAEVVFATKGLTKVYRMGEVEIHALRGVDMELYAGELTVMLGASGSGKSTLLNILGGLDSATDGEVRYGEQNLVRAGEKILTRFRRDHVGFVFQFYNLISSLTARENVAIVTEISKNPMAPEDALALVGLEGRMDHFPSQLSGGEQQRVAIARAIAKRPAVLLCDEPTGALDSKTGIRVLEAIEHINRELNTTTAVITHNQVIGEMADRVIQLSDGRVSDVHINEHRKAPRELHW; this is encoded by the coding sequence ATGAGCGCGGTGGAAAAACCACAGGCGGAGGTGGTGTTCGCCACCAAGGGCCTGACCAAGGTCTATCGCATGGGTGAGGTGGAGATTCATGCCCTGCGAGGCGTGGACATGGAGCTTTATGCCGGAGAACTCACCGTCATGCTGGGCGCCTCGGGCTCGGGCAAATCCACCCTGCTCAATATCCTGGGTGGCCTGGACAGCGCCACCGATGGCGAGGTGCGTTACGGCGAACAGAACCTGGTCCGGGCCGGGGAAAAGATCCTGACCCGTTTTCGCCGGGACCATGTGGGCTTCGTCTTCCAGTTCTACAACCTGATCTCCAGCCTCACCGCCCGCGAGAATGTGGCCATTGTCACCGAGATCAGCAAAAACCCCATGGCCCCCGAGGACGCCCTGGCACTGGTGGGCCTGGAAGGACGGATGGATCACTTCCCCTCCCAACTCTCCGGCGGCGAACAACAGCGGGTGGCCATCGCCCGCGCCATTGCCAAGCGCCCCGCCGTCCTGCTCTGCGACGAACCCACCGGCGCCCTGGATTCCAAGACCGGCATCCGGGTACTGGAAGCCATCGAGCACATCAATCGGGAACTCAACACCACCACCGCAGTGATCACCCATAACCAGGTGATTGGCGAGATGGCCGACCGGGTGATTCAGCTCAGTGATGGTCGGGTCTCTGATGTGCACATCAATGAACACCGCAAGGCACCCCGGGAGCTGCACTGGTGA
- a CDS encoding ABC transporter permease encodes MKTLHRKLLRDLGQLKGQVAAIAVVIAAGVMTLILAVSNLESILLSQERFYEEQRFADVFAELTRAPEGTSERLRDIPGVNRVETRIRAGIRLEVPGYAEPVRGQLHSIPDGRQPDINALYLREGNLPEFGRSDQVAISEPFAEAHGLRAGDHLNAIINGRLEQLTVSGIALSPEWVYQIGPADILPDYERFAVLWMNRRAVANAFDLDGAFNSVVLTLQAGADAAPVIDAVDQILAPYGGIGAHDRDDQMSHRFLEEEIDQLRVMAVMLPTIFLGVSAFLLSVLMGRIIRTQRQAVAVLKAFGYSNQDMAIHYGLLTGIVVTVGALAGVLLGGWAADHLIQVYLEYFRFPELEVRLHPRYIVLAVAVAGGSAAVGTWRAVNRAVSLAPAEAMRPPAPETFKQGWIERSRLGQLLDQSSRIILRNLARYRFKASLSALGIGLSASLMLVGSFQFGAVDKLFDTQYRLVQKSDVILHFTDPTPERSLAELRHIPGVQFAEGFRNVPVRLVNGRHDYRTSIQGMDAEPRLLGLIDKQHRPITLPPEGLLLTDFLADHLHVQPGDSLTVEIMEGHRRTLEVELAGVVSEPLGVSAYMERRALNRLMREGPAISGAWLMTDEGQNDALFDALWDVPRIAGIGLIRDAESRIREYIADTVLVTMAFLLLLAGSIAFAVVYNNARIAFAERERELATLRVLGFTRAEVAWILIGEIALITLIAIPIGWLLGTGFAFALSEALAMDMFRVPFVISVQTYAFSALGVIVATILSLLLITRRLYRLDMVSALKTVE; translated from the coding sequence GTGAAAACCCTTCACCGCAAACTGCTACGGGACCTGGGCCAGCTCAAGGGCCAGGTAGCCGCCATTGCCGTGGTCATCGCCGCCGGGGTGATGACTCTGATCCTGGCGGTGAGCAATCTGGAATCCATCCTGCTGAGCCAGGAACGCTTCTATGAGGAACAGCGTTTCGCCGATGTCTTCGCCGAGCTGACCCGGGCCCCGGAAGGGACCAGTGAACGGCTGCGGGATATTCCCGGGGTCAATCGGGTGGAGACCCGCATTCGGGCCGGTATTCGCCTGGAAGTCCCGGGCTATGCGGAACCGGTCCGTGGCCAGCTGCATTCCATCCCTGATGGCCGCCAGCCGGACATCAATGCCTTATATCTGCGTGAAGGCAATCTACCCGAATTCGGCCGCTCTGATCAGGTGGCCATCAGCGAACCCTTTGCCGAAGCCCATGGTCTGCGCGCCGGGGATCATCTCAACGCCATCATCAATGGCCGACTGGAACAGCTCACCGTCAGCGGCATTGCCCTGTCCCCGGAATGGGTTTACCAGATCGGCCCGGCTGACATCCTGCCGGACTATGAACGCTTCGCCGTGCTGTGGATGAACCGCCGGGCGGTGGCCAATGCCTTTGATCTGGATGGTGCCTTCAATAGCGTGGTCCTGACCCTGCAGGCCGGGGCCGATGCCGCCCCCGTGATCGACGCGGTGGATCAGATACTGGCGCCTTACGGGGGTATCGGCGCCCATGACCGGGACGATCAAATGTCCCATCGCTTCCTGGAAGAAGAGATCGACCAGCTGCGGGTCATGGCGGTGATGCTGCCCACCATCTTTCTGGGGGTCTCGGCCTTTCTCCTGAGTGTGCTCATGGGCCGTATCATCCGTACCCAGCGCCAGGCGGTGGCGGTACTCAAGGCCTTTGGCTATTCCAATCAAGACATGGCCATCCACTATGGCCTGTTAACCGGCATCGTGGTGACCGTGGGGGCCCTGGCCGGTGTGCTGCTGGGTGGCTGGGCGGCAGACCACCTGATCCAGGTGTATCTGGAATACTTCCGTTTCCCGGAACTGGAAGTCCGCCTGCATCCCCGTTATATCGTCCTGGCGGTGGCCGTGGCCGGGGGGTCAGCGGCCGTCGGTACGTGGCGGGCGGTGAACCGGGCCGTGTCCCTCGCCCCGGCCGAGGCCATGCGTCCCCCCGCCCCGGAGACCTTCAAGCAGGGCTGGATTGAACGCTCACGCCTGGGCCAGCTGCTGGATCAAAGCAGCCGCATCATCCTGCGTAATCTGGCCCGCTATCGCTTCAAGGCCAGTCTCTCCGCTTTGGGCATTGGCCTGTCGGCCTCCCTGATGTTGGTGGGCAGCTTCCAGTTCGGCGCCGTGGACAAGCTCTTTGATACCCAATACCGCCTGGTGCAGAAATCCGATGTCATCCTGCATTTCACCGACCCCACCCCGGAACGTTCACTGGCAGAGCTACGACACATCCCCGGCGTACAGTTCGCCGAAGGCTTTCGCAATGTCCCCGTGCGCCTGGTCAATGGCCGCCATGATTACCGCACCAGTATTCAGGGCATGGATGCCGAACCCCGTCTGCTGGGCCTGATCGACAAGCAGCACCGCCCCATCACCCTGCCCCCCGAGGGCCTGCTGCTTACCGATTTCCTGGCCGATCATCTGCATGTCCAACCCGGCGATAGCCTCACGGTGGAAATCATGGAGGGCCATCGCCGAACCCTGGAAGTGGAACTGGCCGGGGTGGTCTCCGAACCCCTGGGGGTGAGCGCCTATATGGAACGCCGGGCGCTAAACCGCCTGATGCGGGAAGGCCCGGCCATTTCCGGGGCCTGGTTGATGACCGATGAGGGGCAAAACGATGCCCTGTTCGACGCCCTCTGGGATGTACCCCGAATCGCCGGCATCGGCCTGATCCGGGATGCCGAATCCCGCATCCGTGAATACATCGCCGACACGGTGCTGGTCACCATGGCCTTTCTGCTGCTGCTGGCCGGCTCCATCGCCTTTGCCGTGGTCTACAACAATGCCCGCATTGCCTTCGCCGAACGGGAACGAGAACTGGCCACCCTTAGAGTGCTGGGTTTCACCCGTGCCGAGGTCGCCTGGATTCTGATCGGCGAGATTGCCCTGATTACCCTGATCGCCATCCCCATTGGCTGGCTGTTGGGGACCGGCTTCGCCTTTGCGTTAAGCGAGGCCCTTGCCATGGACATGTTCCGCGTTCCCTTTGTTATTTCCGTCCAGACCTATGCCTTTTCCGCATTGGGTGTGATCGTGGCGACCATCCTGTCGCTGCTGTTGATCACCCGGCGGCTGTATCGTCTGGACATGGTCTCTGCCCTGAAAACCGTTGAGTGA
- a CDS encoding efflux RND transporter periplasmic adaptor subunit, with protein sequence MSTQKKIILALTGLALLALLILALMPSPVPVSTSSVEEGHFQAWVEDEGQTRLRDPYNVSSPINAYLRRVELEPGDTVEAGDPLFELEALPAPALDPRAREQAREAVSAARARLESAEAELESRQTRHRQAESEYQRLRQLHERDMVAAERAEQAQSERDAARSTERSARHAVEVARFELEAARANLEIADGERARTDQPTLAVRSPISGTITRRHRCCEGPTQAGETIMEIGDLDTLEVQVDLLSMDAVRVRAGMRVEIDRWGGDDALKGTVRRVEPGGFKRVSALGVDEQRVPVMVTIDSPREDWAELGDGYRIEARFILWEGDDVTHIPTSALFRHQDQWHVFVVEEGRARLRAVETGRRSGLRTQVTEGLSAGETLITHPSDRIEDGSRVQVN encoded by the coding sequence ATGAGTACTCAGAAGAAAATCATTCTTGCACTGACGGGCCTTGCCTTGCTGGCCCTGCTGATCCTGGCCCTGATGCCGAGCCCCGTGCCGGTCTCCACCAGCAGCGTGGAAGAAGGCCATTTCCAGGCCTGGGTGGAAGACGAAGGCCAGACCCGCCTGCGGGACCCCTACAATGTTTCCTCCCCCATCAATGCCTATTTGAGACGGGTGGAGCTGGAACCGGGCGACACGGTGGAAGCAGGCGACCCCCTGTTTGAACTGGAGGCCCTGCCGGCCCCGGCCCTGGACCCCCGCGCCCGGGAACAGGCCCGGGAAGCGGTGTCCGCCGCCCGGGCCCGACTGGAATCGGCCGAGGCCGAGCTGGAATCCCGCCAAACCCGCCACCGCCAGGCCGAATCCGAATACCAGCGCCTGCGCCAGCTGCATGAGCGGGATATGGTCGCCGCCGAGCGGGCCGAGCAGGCCCAAAGCGAGAGAGACGCGGCCCGTTCCACCGAGCGCAGCGCCCGCCATGCGGTGGAAGTGGCCCGTTTCGAACTAGAAGCGGCCCGCGCCAATCTGGAGATCGCCGACGGCGAACGGGCCCGCACCGACCAGCCCACCCTGGCCGTACGATCTCCCATCAGCGGCACCATTACCCGCCGCCATCGTTGCTGTGAGGGCCCTACCCAGGCCGGTGAGACCATCATGGAAATTGGTGATCTGGATACCCTGGAAGTGCAGGTGGATCTTCTGTCCATGGATGCGGTGCGAGTTCGCGCCGGCATGCGGGTGGAGATCGATCGCTGGGGGGGCGACGATGCGCTGAAGGGGACGGTTCGGCGGGTGGAACCCGGCGGGTTCAAGCGGGTCTCCGCCCTGGGGGTGGATGAGCAGCGGGTGCCGGTGATGGTCACCATCGACAGCCCCCGGGAGGACTGGGCCGAGCTGGGGGATGGTTATCGCATCGAGGCCCGCTTCATTCTCTGGGAAGGCGATGATGTCACCCACATCCCCACCAGTGCCCTGTTCCGCCATCAGGACCAATGGCATGTCTTTGTGGTGGAAGAAGGCCGGGCCCGCCTGCGGGCGGTGGAAACCGGCCGGCGCTCCGGCCTGCGCACTCAGGTCACCGAGGGTCTGTCAGCCGGGGAGACTCTGATTACCCATCCCAGTGATCGGATTGAGGATGGTTCAAGGGTTCAGGTGAACTGA
- a CDS encoding LemA family protein — protein METWIIIGIIVLVVLFTIITYNALIVARNRYKNAFAQIDVQLTRRYDLIPNLVDTAKRYMKHEQETLEGVTKARNQASDMLQKAKADPSDPSAMKGLGQAEQGLSGALGRLFAVSENYPDLKANENMKQLSEELVSTENRVAYARQHFNDAVMQYNNKREAFPNNMVAGMFNFKYAEMLDIEDPAKREAVKVNF, from the coding sequence GTGGAAACCTGGATCATAATCGGCATCATCGTGCTGGTGGTGTTGTTCACCATCATCACCTACAACGCGCTCATCGTTGCCCGTAACCGCTACAAGAACGCCTTTGCCCAGATCGACGTGCAGCTCACCCGTCGTTACGATCTGATCCCCAACCTGGTGGATACCGCCAAGCGTTACATGAAGCATGAACAGGAAACCCTGGAAGGGGTCACCAAGGCCCGTAACCAGGCTTCCGACATGCTGCAAAAGGCCAAGGCCGACCCCAGCGACCCCAGCGCCATGAAGGGCCTGGGCCAGGCCGAGCAGGGACTGTCCGGTGCCCTGGGCCGCTTGTTTGCCGTGTCCGAGAACTATCCCGATCTCAAGGCCAACGAGAACATGAAGCAGCTCTCCGAAGAGCTGGTGAGCACCGAAAACCGAGTGGCCTATGCCCGTCAGCACTTCAATGACGCGGTCATGCAGTACAACAACAAGCGCGAGGCCTTCCCCAACAACATGGTCGCCGGCATGTTCAACTTCAAATACGCCGAGATGCTGGACATCGAAGACCCGGCCAAGCGGGAAGCGGTGAAAGTCAATTTTTAG
- a CDS encoding M48 family metallopeptidase — translation MNFFEHQDKARNQTRKLVVLFTLAVLAIIVAINLLVLGLFTYSDTETMVEQPNILSQEFLLAHLDVILLISFLTGGLIGLASLFRTVKLRSGGSVVARQLGGTPVDPDTNDPLKRRLRNVVEEVAIASGVPVPDIFILEEERGINAFAAGYSTSDAAIAVTRGTLETLNREELQGVVAHEFAHILNGDMRLNIRLMGILFGILALTIVGRILMYSSRGGGNRNAGGIVFAGLAIMLIGYIGVFFGRWIKSAVSRQREYLADASAVQFTRQPEGIGGALKKIAASQAGAKLDADTEEVGHMLFASGFASRMMATHPPLMDRIKAVDPSFKAEDLKKVHAEIQSQKQAEQAAKEEEATKAKEKQEGRRPPGKINRMMEPDNLIEQIGQPGLGQILAAALLAEAIPRPLEQAAHSRDWAREIICALLISSDADVRNRQLDSIAEHLGADSERQVRTLLEAGQNLQAEQRLPLMEMAYPQIRHRPPAELDALLTLVDKLVAADGEVSAFEYALARLLRVQLKDAQRPDRSRPGGNKQLKNHAGPVNDLLRILAHHGHEDDEAAVAALEAGMKELGLTVSETHSLRDNWHERMDQALMTLDRLRMKDKGRLVRAMVTVIQHAGETVAAEAELMRAICACLHVPLPLMEQDSGS, via the coding sequence ATGAATTTTTTCGAACACCAGGACAAGGCCCGCAACCAGACCCGCAAGCTGGTGGTGCTGTTTACCCTGGCAGTACTGGCCATCATCGTAGCCATCAATCTGCTGGTGCTGGGGCTGTTTACCTATTCCGATACCGAGACCATGGTGGAACAGCCCAATATCCTGTCCCAGGAATTCTTGCTGGCCCACCTGGATGTGATTCTGCTGATTTCCTTCCTCACCGGCGGCCTGATTGGCCTGGCCAGTCTGTTCCGAACGGTGAAACTGCGTTCCGGCGGCAGTGTGGTGGCCCGCCAGCTCGGCGGCACGCCGGTGGACCCGGACACCAATGACCCCCTGAAACGCCGCCTGCGCAATGTGGTGGAAGAAGTGGCCATTGCCTCCGGGGTACCGGTGCCGGACATCTTCATTCTGGAAGAGGAAAGGGGCATCAATGCCTTTGCCGCCGGCTACTCCACCTCAGATGCGGCCATTGCCGTGACCCGGGGCACCCTGGAGACGCTCAACCGGGAGGAGCTCCAAGGTGTGGTGGCCCATGAATTCGCCCACATCCTCAATGGGGATATGCGCCTCAACATCCGTCTGATGGGCATTCTCTTTGGCATCCTGGCACTCACCATCGTGGGCCGCATCCTGATGTATTCCAGCCGCGGTGGCGGCAACCGCAACGCGGGCGGGATTGTCTTTGCGGGCCTGGCCATCATGCTGATCGGCTACATCGGCGTGTTCTTCGGGCGCTGGATCAAGTCGGCGGTCTCCCGGCAACGGGAATACCTGGCCGATGCCTCCGCCGTGCAGTTCACCCGCCAACCCGAGGGCATCGGCGGGGCGCTGAAAAAGATTGCCGCTTCCCAGGCCGGTGCCAAGCTGGACGCCGACACCGAGGAAGTGGGCCATATGCTCTTCGCCAGCGGTTTTGCCAGCCGCATGATGGCCACCCATCCGCCCCTCATGGATCGCATCAAAGCGGTGGACCCCAGCTTCAAGGCCGAGGATCTGAAAAAGGTCCATGCCGAGATCCAGTCCCAGAAACAGGCCGAGCAGGCGGCGAAGGAAGAAGAAGCCACCAAGGCCAAGGAAAAACAGGAAGGACGCCGTCCGCCCGGCAAGATCAACCGCATGATGGAGCCGGATAACCTCATCGAACAGATCGGCCAGCCCGGCCTGGGCCAGATCCTGGCCGCGGCCCTGCTGGCCGAGGCCATTCCCCGGCCCCTGGAACAGGCGGCCCACTCCCGGGACTGGGCCCGGGAGATCATTTGTGCCCTGCTGATTTCCTCGGATGCCGACGTTCGCAACCGGCAGCTGGACAGTATCGCTGAACATCTCGGCGCCGACAGCGAACGCCAGGTCCGCACCCTATTGGAAGCCGGCCAGAATCTGCAGGCCGAGCAGCGCCTGCCGCTGATGGAGATGGCCTATCCCCAGATCCGCCATCGCCCGCCGGCCGAGCTGGATGCCCTGCTGACGCTGGTGGACAAACTGGTGGCGGCCGACGGTGAGGTCAGTGCCTTTGAATATGCCCTGGCCCGTCTGCTGCGGGTACAGCTCAAGGATGCCCAGCGCCCGGACCGCTCCCGCCCGGGCGGCAACAAGCAACTGAAAAACCATGCCGGCCCGGTCAATGACCTGTTACGCATTCTGGCCCACCACGGTCATGAGGACGATGAGGCCGCCGTGGCGGCCCTGGAAGCGGGCATGAAGGAACTGGGTCTGACGGTGAGCGAAACTCACAGCCTGCGGGACAACTGGCATGAACGGATGGATCAGGCACTCATGACCCTGGACCGACTGCGCATGAAGGACAAGGGCCGCCTGGTCCGCGCCATGGTGACCGTAATCCAGCATGCCGGCGAAACCGTGGCCGCCGAGGCCGAGCTGATGCGCGCCATCTGCGCCTGCCTGCACGTGCCCCTGCCGCTGATGGAGCAGGATTCGGGGAGCTGA
- the coaBC gene encoding bifunctional phosphopantothenoylcysteine decarboxylase/phosphopantothenate--cysteine ligase CoaBC — MGDLNGKNILLGVTGGIAAYKAPDLVRRLRERGATVQVVMTAGAEAFVTPMTFQAVSHRPVRTHLWDREAEMAMGHIELARWADRIVIAPATADFMARLAHGLADDLLSTLCLASEAPITFCPAMNPVMWAHPATRTNLATLESRGAAFIGPADGPMAENESGPGRLVEPEEIARQLDGSGEGPLSGKTVLITAGPTREAVDPVRYLSNRSSGRMGFAVAEAAARAGAQVKLVTGPVHLPTPAGVERVDVETAEEMRQAVTDRAASADVFIAAAAVADYRVPRIAEHKLKKDTDGELHEIPLERNPDILAEVAAMTDKRPFSVGFAAETRDLEKHARKKLERKKLDLIAANLVGRDRGFDREENELLLLDQQGSQALGAGSKRALAGKLIAEIAARLDGEASS, encoded by the coding sequence ATGGGCGATTTAAACGGCAAAAACATCCTCCTGGGCGTCACCGGTGGCATTGCCGCCTACAAGGCGCCGGACCTGGTGCGGCGGCTACGGGAACGCGGCGCCACCGTGCAAGTGGTCATGACCGCCGGCGCGGAGGCCTTTGTCACCCCCATGACCTTCCAGGCGGTCAGCCACCGCCCGGTGCGGACCCATCTCTGGGACCGGGAAGCCGAGATGGCCATGGGCCATATCGAACTGGCTCGCTGGGCGGACCGCATCGTCATTGCGCCGGCCACGGCCGATTTCATGGCCCGCTTGGCCCATGGCCTGGCCGATGATCTTCTGAGCACGCTGTGTCTGGCCTCGGAAGCACCCATCACCTTCTGCCCGGCCATGAACCCGGTGATGTGGGCCCATCCAGCCACCCGCACCAATCTCGCCACCCTGGAATCCCGGGGCGCGGCCTTCATCGGCCCGGCGGACGGGCCCATGGCCGAGAACGAGTCCGGGCCCGGGCGTCTGGTGGAACCGGAGGAGATTGCTAGGCAATTGGACGGATCCGGTGAAGGCCCCCTGTCCGGCAAGACCGTGCTGATCACCGCCGGGCCCACCCGGGAAGCAGTGGACCCGGTGCGTTATCTCAGCAACCGCAGCTCCGGGCGCATGGGTTTTGCCGTGGCTGAAGCCGCCGCCCGCGCCGGGGCCCAAGTGAAGTTGGTCACCGGGCCGGTGCATCTGCCCACCCCGGCCGGGGTGGAACGGGTGGATGTGGAAACCGCCGAAGAAATGCGCCAGGCGGTGACCGACCGGGCCGCCTCCGCCGATGTCTTCATCGCCGCTGCGGCCGTCGCCGATTATCGAGTACCGCGCATCGCCGAGCACAAGCTCAAAAAAGACACCGACGGCGAGCTGCATGAAATCCCCCTGGAGCGTAATCCCGACATCCTCGCTGAAGTGGCGGCCATGACCGACAAGCGCCCCTTCAGCGTGGGCTTTGCCGCCGAAACCCGGGACCTGGAAAAACACGCCCGCAAGAAACTCGAGCGCAAGAAGCTGGATCTGATCGCCGCCAACCTGGTGGGCCGGGATCGGGGCTTTGACCGGGAAGAAAATGAACTGCTGCTACTGGATCAACAGGGCAGCCAGGCCCTGGGCGCCGGCAGCAAGCGGGCGCTGGCGGGCAAGCTGATTGCGGAGATCGCGGCGCGATTAGACGGCGAGGCATCTTCCTAG
- the dut gene encoding dUTP diphosphatase yields MQKIQLKILDERLGQEFELPHYATDGSAGMDVRACLDQALTLKPGQTELIPSGFAIHIGDPSLAAVLLPRSGLGHKHGIVLGNLTGLIDSDYQGQVFVSVWNRGQAEFTIEPGDRMAQLVFVPVVQAEFDVVEDFQKSRRGGGGFGHSGRR; encoded by the coding sequence ATGCAAAAGATTCAGCTCAAGATCCTCGACGAGCGCCTGGGCCAGGAATTCGAACTGCCTCACTACGCCACCGACGGCTCGGCGGGGATGGATGTTCGGGCCTGCCTGGACCAGGCCCTGACGCTGAAACCCGGCCAGACCGAACTGATCCCCAGCGGCTTCGCCATCCATATCGGCGACCCCAGCCTGGCGGCGGTGCTGCTGCCCCGCTCGGGTCTGGGTCACAAGCACGGCATCGTGCTGGGCAATCTCACCGGCCTGATCGATTCCGATTACCAGGGCCAGGTCTTCGTCTCGGTCTGGAACCGGGGGCAGGCCGAATTCACCATCGAGCCGGGGGATCGCATGGCCCAGCTGGTCTTCGTGCCGGTGGTGCAGGCCGAGTTCGATGTGGTGGAGGATTTCCAGAAAAGCCGGCGGGGCGGCGGTGGTTTCGGGCATTCCGGGCGGCGGTAA
- a CDS encoding DUF4124 domain-containing protein, with product MRQFSVIIAVAALVAALPLSASGQAYSWTDEDGNVHYGDSIPPEYRDQEQRTLRDGLEIERTDRALTEEEREELRHQEELAAEADRVAQLQAERDRRLLSLYASVGEIERVRDDRVDGLRSQVRLTASNLESLEDDLESVESRLDNYEGRDEDPPEYLEERYENLANQIVDRQQQLMDLEEQLQQVRDRFENDIERFTELQAEGR from the coding sequence ATGAGACAGTTTTCGGTGATTATCGCGGTGGCCGCCCTGGTGGCTGCCCTGCCGTTGTCGGCATCCGGTCAGGCCTACAGCTGGACGGATGAAGACGGCAATGTGCATTACGGGGATTCCATTCCCCCCGAATACCGGGACCAGGAGCAGCGCACCTTGCGGGACGGGCTTGAGATTGAACGCACCGACCGGGCCTTGACCGAGGAAGAGCGCGAAGAGCTTCGTCATCAGGAAGAACTGGCAGCCGAAGCCGATCGGGTCGCCCAGCTCCAGGCTGAACGGGATCGCCGTCTGCTGAGCCTGTATGCCTCGGTGGGTGAGATTGAGCGGGTGCGGGATGACCGGGTGGACGGCCTGCGCTCACAGGTCCGTCTGACGGCCTCCAATCTGGAGAGCCTGGAGGATGATCTGGAATCGGTGGAAAGTCGCCTGGACAACTACGAAGGCCGCGATGAGGACCCGCCGGAATATCTGGAAGAGCGTTACGAGAACCTGGCCAACCAGATTGTTGATCGCCAGCAGCAGCTGATGGATCTGGAAGAGCAGCTGCAGCAGGTTCGTGATCGTTTCGAAAATGACATTGAGCGGTTTACCGAGCTGCAGGCGGAAGGGCGCTAG
- the pyrE gene encoding orotate phosphoribosyltransferase, with protein sequence MSNYKSDFLQFAHDRDVLRFGEFTLKSGRVSPYFFNAGLFNTGSALHQLGRFYARAVVEAGIDFDMIFGPAYKGIPLATVTAAALAAEHDRDVPYCFNRKEAKDHGEGGNLVGAPLQGRVLIVDDVITAGTAIRESVDIIREAGAAPVGVVIALDRQETGPDGSSAIQQAEQAYGLKVASIVTLQDLLDWLPETGEWAVHRESIRAYREQYGVR encoded by the coding sequence ATGTCCAACTACAAATCCGATTTCCTGCAATTTGCCCATGACCGGGATGTGCTGCGCTTTGGCGAGTTCACCCTGAAATCCGGGCGGGTGAGCCCCTATTTCTTCAATGCCGGCCTGTTCAACACGGGCTCGGCCCTGCACCAGCTGGGCCGTTTCTACGCCCGCGCAGTGGTGGAAGCCGGTATCGACTTCGACATGATCTTCGGCCCGGCTTACAAGGGTATCCCCCTGGCCACGGTCACCGCCGCCGCCCTGGCCGCCGAGCACGACCGGGATGTGCCCTATTGCTTTAACCGCAAGGAAGCCAAGGACCACGGCGAAGGCGGCAATCTGGTGGGTGCACCACTGCAAGGCCGGGTCCTGATCGTGGATGACGTGATCACCGCCGGCACCGCCATTCGCGAATCGGTGGATATCATCCGCGAGGCGGGGGCCGCGCCGGTGGGGGTGGTGATCGCCCTGGACCGGCAGGAGACCGGCCCGGACGGCAGCTCCGCCATCCAGCAGGCCGAGCAGGCCTATGGCTTGAAGGTGGCCTCCATTGTGACCCTTCAGGACCTGCTGGACTGGCTGCCGGAGACCGGCGAGTGGGCCGTTCATCGTGAATCGATTCGTGCCTATCGGGAACAGTACGGTGTCCGCTGA
- a CDS encoding exodeoxyribonuclease III, whose amino-acid sequence MKIVSFNANGIRAAARKGFFDWMNKTQPDIVCVQELKAQAWQLDGEPFHPPGYHVHFHEAEKKGYSGVAIYSKEKPDKVYIGLGDGFEDIDAEGRYIEARFGKLSVISLYMQSGSAKEERQQIKFDFMDRFMPLLKKFRKRKREYIICGDWNIAHTKKDIKNWKGNLKNSGFLPEERAWLDELFGPAGWMDGFRQVNQEDEQYTWWSQRGRAREKNVGWRIDYHVVTPPIAERIQGAEIYTDENFSDHAPLILAYDPAIRHL is encoded by the coding sequence ATGAAAATCGTCAGCTTCAACGCCAACGGCATCCGCGCCGCCGCCCGCAAGGGCTTTTTTGACTGGATGAACAAGACCCAGCCGGACATCGTCTGCGTGCAGGAACTCAAGGCCCAGGCCTGGCAGCTGGACGGCGAACCCTTCCACCCGCCGGGCTACCACGTCCATTTCCATGAGGCCGAGAAAAAGGGCTACTCGGGCGTGGCCATCTACAGCAAGGAAAAACCCGACAAGGTCTATATCGGCCTGGGCGATGGCTTTGAAGACATCGATGCGGAAGGCCGCTATATCGAAGCCCGCTTCGGCAAGCTCTCGGTGATCTCGCTCTACATGCAGTCGGGCTCGGCCAAGGAGGAACGCCAGCAGATCAAGTTCGATTTCATGGACCGCTTCATGCCGCTGCTCAAGAAATTCCGCAAGCGCAAGCGGGAATACATTATCTGCGGTGACTGGAACATCGCCCACACCAAAAAAGACATCAAGAACTGGAAGGGCAACCTCAAGAACTCCGGCTTTTTGCCCGAGGAACGGGCCTGGCTGGATGAGCTGTTCGGCCCCGCCGGCTGGATGGACGGCTTCCGGCAAGTAAACCAGGAAGACGAGCAATACACCTGGTGGTCCCAACGCGGCCGGGCCCGGGAGAAGAACGTGGGCTGGCGGATCGACTACCATGTGGTCACGCCCCCCATCGCCGAACGAATCCAGGGGGCCGAGATCTACACTGACGAGAACTTCTCCGACCACGCACCGCTGATTCTGGCGTACGATCCAGCCATTCGCCACCTCTAA